In one Nicotiana sylvestris chromosome 8, ASM39365v2, whole genome shotgun sequence genomic region, the following are encoded:
- the LOC104229183 gene encoding uncharacterized protein: protein MSLKPYSPKISTNQIKQQKSRKSKRGQKEERNRKSKSKATKSMAETKQELEPPLFPTSPIPPSATSSMFLIKLMSKRRTWVFLFITVYTILLSLSWNFLKSVLSWYESTLPLSSTSSALYASMVLGVAFGVLSMVAALVVVVPATLVTWISILVLLTFAGKRRKDLVLEGKKMTAEIIGFIVKVLIREGNLVAAICAVLGYFALVRRNKEDAIDY, encoded by the coding sequence ATGTCCTTAAAGCCCTATTCACCAAAAATATCCACAAACCAAATCAAGCAACAAAAatcaagaaaaagcaaaagagggCAGAAAGAGGAGAGAAATAGGAAGAGCAAATCCAAAGCAACAAAATCAATGGCTGAAACTAAACAAGAATTAGAACCTCCTCTATTCCCAACATCACCAATCCCACCATCAGCAACTTCCTCTATGTTTCTCATAAAACTTATGAGCAAAAGAAGAACATGGGTTTTTCTCTTCATTACTGTTTACACAATCTTATTATCACTTTCTTGGAATTTTCTCAAATCAGTACTTTCTTGGTATGAATCAACTCTACCCCTTAGCTCAACTTCATCAGCTTTATATGCATCTATGGTATTAGGAGTTGCTTTTGGAGTTTTATCAATGGTAGCAGCTTTAGTAGTTGTTGTTCCAGCTACACTTGTGACATGGATTAGTATATTGGTTTTATTAACATTTGCTGGAAAAAGGAGAAAGGATTTGGTATTAGAAGGGAAGAAAATGACTGCTGAGATAATTGGGTTTATAGTTAAGGTTTTGATTAGAGAAGGGAATTTAGTTGCTGCAATTTGTGCTGTTCTTGGATATTTTGCACTTGTGAGAAGAAATAAAGAAGATGCTATTGATTATTGA